The Acropora muricata isolate sample 2 chromosome 5, ASM3666990v1, whole genome shotgun sequence genome includes a window with the following:
- the LOC136918028 gene encoding uncharacterized protein isoform X1 has product MAFPLEFALLGLFFRLIFAVEAATCKYNEWTVESDAGLDREYSCTHRGGSTCGHQSSEERHSILLTVILTIVLAMLYWCVRFIRQVTITLEGDDEARFVRQSNSNDTIIPIHEETSIWENSSGNYKESGTHQWNQVGNEQVAYVSKPLVTLVNDLSDFVERIFQRLDTSIQGAGHYEVIANYFGFDIFEIRSRFEKSVGGPSRAMIEAIVVRYPELTVEKFARVVEEKARRKDVAGLLRKYDRDSQKGSL; this is encoded by the exons ATGGCCTTCCCCCTTGAATTTGCGCTATTGGGGTTGTTTTTCCGTCTCATCTTTGCA gTTGAAGCTGCAACATGCAAATACAATGAGTGGACTGTTGAATCTGATGCAG GACTGGACAGAGAGTATAGTTGTACTCACAGAGGTGGAAGCACATGTGGACATCAAAGTAGTGAAGAAAGACACTCAATTTTGTTGACAGTTATTTTGACTATTGTTTTAGCAATGCTATATTGGTGTGTGAGGTTTATCAGACAGGTGACCATCACATTGGAAG GTGATGATGAAGCTAGGTTTGTGAGGCAAAGCAACTCTAATGATACCATCATCCCAATACATGAGGAAACTTCAATATGGGAG aACTCATCTGGGAATTACAAGGAGAGTGGTACACATCAATGGAATCAGGTTGGAAATGAACAAGTTGCATATG tctccAAGCCTTTGGTAACTCTTGTGAATGACCTTTCTGATTTTGTGGAAAGGATCTTTCAACGTTTGGATACAAGCATTCAAGGAGCTGGCCATTATGAAGTCATAGCTAACTATTTCGGCTTCGACATTTTTGAAATAAGATCCAGGTTTGAAAAATCTGTCGGCGGTCCCTCCAGAGCAATGATTGAGGCAATTGTTGTTCGTTACCCAGAGCTCACAGTAGAAAAGTTTGCAAGAGTGGTGGAAGAGAAAGCACGCCGAAAGGATGTCGCTGGTTTGCTGAGGAAGTATGATCGTGATTCGCAGAAAGGATCTCTTTGA
- the LOC136917243 gene encoding uncharacterized protein, which translates to MAFPLGFALLGLFFRLIFEVEAATCKYNVYVLESEVGLDSFTHRGGSAWKHQSGEERNSISPVLLTVLVTITLAVLYWCVRFFTQVTSALEDDYEAMFEGQSSQPDNSGDPIIQICVEDSCGHCKESGADASKPLESLTNDFSDFVEKIFRRLDTRIKGAGHYEVIAYYFGFDLFDIRSGFEKCEGGPSRAMIEAIVVRHPELTVEKFARVVEEKARRKDVAHLLRAYDHYALKESV; encoded by the exons ATGGCCTTCCCCCTTGGATTTGCGCTATTGGGGTTGTTTTTCCGTCTCATCTTCGAA gTTGAAGCTGCAACATGCAAGTACAATGTGTACGTCTTAGAATCTGAAGTGG GACTGGACAGTTTTACTCACAGAGGAGGAAGTGCGTGGAAACATCAAAGTGGTGAAGAAAGAAATTCAATTTCTCCAGTGTTGTTGACAGTTCTTGTGACTATCACTTTAGCAGTGCTTTATTGGTGTGTGAGGTTTTTCACACAGGTTACTAGTGCATTGGAAG ATGATTATGAAGCTATGTTTGAGGGCCAAAGCAGCCAGCCAGATAATTCTGGTGACCCCATCATCCAAATATGTGTGGAg GACTCATGTGGACATTGCAAGGAGAGTGGTGCAGATG ccTCCAAGCCCTTGGAAAGTCTTACAAATGATTTTTCTGATTTTGTGGAGAAGATCTTTCGACGCTTGGATACACGAATTaaaggagctggtcattatgaaGTCATAGCTTACTATTTCGGCTTCGACCTTTTTGACATACGATCCGGGTTTGAAAAATGTGAAGGTGGTCCCTCCAGAGCAATGATTGAGGCAATTGTTGTTCGTCACCCAGAGCTCACAGTAGAAAAGTTTGCAAGAGTGGTAGAAGAGAAAGCACGCCGAAAGGATGTTGCGCACCTCTTGAGAGCTTATGATCACTATGCGTTGAAAGAATCTGTTTGA
- the LOC136918028 gene encoding uncharacterized protein isoform X2 encodes MAFPLEFALLGLFFRLIFAVEAATCKYNEWTVESDAGLDREYSCTHRGGSTCGHQSSEERHSILLTVILTIVLAMLYWCVRFIRQVTITLEGDDEARFVRQSNSNDTIIPIHEETSIWENSSGNYKESGTHQWNQVGNEQVAYGLIFSGMNCITMGGEHQSLLLYKSPSLW; translated from the exons ATGGCCTTCCCCCTTGAATTTGCGCTATTGGGGTTGTTTTTCCGTCTCATCTTTGCA gTTGAAGCTGCAACATGCAAATACAATGAGTGGACTGTTGAATCTGATGCAG GACTGGACAGAGAGTATAGTTGTACTCACAGAGGTGGAAGCACATGTGGACATCAAAGTAGTGAAGAAAGACACTCAATTTTGTTGACAGTTATTTTGACTATTGTTTTAGCAATGCTATATTGGTGTGTGAGGTTTATCAGACAGGTGACCATCACATTGGAAG GTGATGATGAAGCTAGGTTTGTGAGGCAAAGCAACTCTAATGATACCATCATCCCAATACATGAGGAAACTTCAATATGGGAG aACTCATCTGGGAATTACAAGGAGAGTGGTACACATCAATGGAATCAGGTTGGAAATGAACAAGTTGCATATG GCTTAATCTTCTCAGGGATGAATTGCATTACCATGGGTGGAGAACATCAAAGCCTTTTGCTTTACAAG tctccAAGCCTTTGGTAA